Below is a genomic region from Vulgatibacter sp..
TAGCCACGCGCCTGCTGGAGCAAGCAGGCCCCGACGGGGAGTTGGCGCGCCTGTCGCCAGGCGCCGCCATGCCTACCTCCAGGCCGTGGCTGAACCTGGTGCACAGCCCCTGATCGAGATTGGCTGGTTGCTCGCCGGAGAGCTCGAGGACATCGAGCGCATCGTCTTCGAGGAGGCGCGGGACCGCACCCTCGCCTACCTGCGCGAGGTCCTCCCTTCGTTCGTCTGGCGGATGCCGGTTTTGCAGCGCAAGCGTCTCGTCGAGGCGACCCGGATCGAGCCGGTGGTGGTGCTCGAGCGCGCCGCTGCGGAGCGGGCCTCGCACCACTGGGACTTCGTCCTCGTGATCACCGACGCCGAGCTGCGGACCCACGGCGCGCCGCAGGTCCTCGGCATGCCGTCCACCGCCCTGGCGGCAGCGATCCTCTCCACCGCCCGCCTCGAGCCGGCGCTCCGCCGGGAGGACCAGCACGCCGCAGCGCCGGACCAGCTCACCCGGCGGATCGAAGCCCTCGCCCTCCACCTCCTCGGCCACCTCGTCGGCCTCGGCCACTCGGACGAGGAGAGCGACGCGATGGCGCGGGTGGTCTCCGCCACCGATCTCGATCGCATGCACGGCTTCTCCGAGGAGGAGCTGCGCTACCTCGCCTGCGAGCTGCAGGAGGTCGCCGACCTCCGGCTCGAGGAGGAACCCGGCGCGCTCCGCCATCCCGTGGCGTTCTACTTCGAGGCAGCCTGGCGCAACCGCGACGAGATCGGGCGCAGCGTGCGGCAGATCGCGCCCTGGCGATTTCCGCTCCGCTTCGGCCGCCTCACCCTCGCCGCCGCGTCCACGCTGATCGTCCTGGTGATCACGGCGGAGTCCTGGGATCTCGGGATGAGCCAGCACGGCGGCTTCGTGGCGAGCTTCGCCACCGTCGCCCTCGCCGCCAGCACCGCCTTCGTGCTCCAGCGCCACCGGCTCCTGCTGCAGCCTCCGGCGCGCCTCACCGAGCTCACCGTGGTCGCCAACGTCTCCATGGCGCTCGCCGTGCTCGTCGGGATGGCGGCGACGTGGCTGCTGCTCTTCCTGGTGGTGCTCGCGGCGAGCCAGCTCTTCTTCGACGAGGAGCTGGTGCGCGCCTGGGCGACGACGCTCGACGGTCCGCTCGATCTCGAGCGCTACGTGGTCTTCGCGGCGTTCGTGGCGACCTTCGGGATCATCATCGGCGCCCTCGGCGCCTCGTTCGAGCCGGGCGGCTACTTCCGCCACGTGGCCTACATCGACGAGGAGACCTGATCGCCGGTGGCGGCGGAGAGCGGCAACTCGAACCAGAAGGTGCTGCCCTTGCCGACCTCGCTCCGCGCCCCGACGTTGCCGCCGTGGGCCTGCAGGATCTCCCGGACGATCATCAGTCCGAGACCGGTACCGGTGACCTCGTGCTGCGAGTCGATCGCACGGGCGTAGCGCTCGAAGATCGTGGGCAGCGACTCTGACGGAATGCCGCGCCCGGTATCGACCACACTGCAGCGCGCGAGGCCGCCGGCGCGCTCCACCCGCACCACGACGGAGCCGCCGGGCGGCGTGAATTTGAGCGCGTTTCCGACCAGATTGCTCACCACCTGCTTGAGCCGGCTCCGATCGCCCTCGACCCAGATCGACTCGCCGGTCTCGCAGCGCAGGTCGAGCTGGCTCGCCTCCGCCAGCGGCCGGAAATCCTCGGCGGTGACGCCGACCAGCTCCGCCAGGTCCATCGCCTCCCGGGTGAGCGAATAACCGGAGGTCTCGAGCCGCGCGAGGTCGAGGAAGTCGTTGATCATCGCCACCAGCGAGCGGATGTTGGCCTGGACCTTGTGCATGTCGCCGAGGAGCTCGGCGGGCAGGAGGCCCCTGCGACCACGCAGGATCGCGTCGGTGCGCAGCTGCATCGCCATCAACGGCGAGCGGAGATCGTGGGCGATGATCGAGTAGAAATCGAGGCGCCGCGCCTCGGCTTTGCGCTGGTCGGTGACGTCGCGCAGGGAGATGATGCGCCGGCGCCGGGTCTTCTCGACGAGCCAGCGCAGCGAGGGCGAATAGAGTTGCTCCCGAACCCGCACGTCCGGAACCACCAGCGTGCGCGCGATGGAGATCCCCTCGCCGCCTCCCAGCTCCAGCGCCGGCACCAGCTCCTGGAGCTTCTGCCCGATGAGCTCGTCGGGCGCCTTCAGGAAGACGCGGCTCGCCTCCTCGTTGGCGAAGGCGACCTTCCCTGCTTCGTCGATCTCGAACAGCGCGTCCGGCGCCGCTTCGACGATCGCGCGGGATCGATTCTCCGCCGCCTCCATCCGCTCGCGCAGCACGCGCATCCGCACGAGGTTGCCGATGCGAGCGAGGAGCTCGGCGTCGATCCACGGTTTGGAGACGTAATCGTCCGCGCCGGCCTGGAGCCCCTCGACCACCTGCTCGGTGCTGCCGTGGGCGGTGAGGAGCAGGATCTTGATCGGGTCGTTCGGCCTCGTGCTGCGGAGGAAGCGGCAGACCTCGATCCCCGAGATCCCCGGCATCACCCAGTCGAGCACCAGAACGTCGGGACCGGCGGCCCCCTCCAACGCCTCCAGCGCGGCGGATCCGTCGCGAAACGTCCTGACCTCGTACGCGGCCTCCAGCGCTGCTCGGGCGCGGGCCGCGTCGGTCGGACTGTCGTCTACTATCCAGACTTGGCGTCGCGCGGCGCTGGAGGGCATCCCGGCAGACGTTAGGGAGCGTGCCGGGGCCCGTCAACAAGTGCCTGACATTGACACCCCCGATTCGCATCCCTACGTTCGGCGGCTGTGCGTACCGTACTCGTCGTGGACGACAGCAAGGTGATGCGGGAGATGGTGGTGGCCTGCCTTCGGGCGGAGCCCGGCCTCGCGTTCACCCAGGCGGCGAGCGGTCTCGAGGCGATCGAGCAGCTCTCCCTGCAGCCCTTCGATCTCGTCGTCCTCGATCTCAACATGCCGGACATCGGCGGGGTCGAGGTGGTCGAGTTCGTGCGCAGCCAGGAGCGCCTGGCCGGCGTCCCGATTCTCGTGGTGACGACGCGCGGCGACGAGGCCTCGCGGAACCGCGTCCTCGAGGCCGGGGCATCGAGCTTCCTCACCAAGCCCTTCACGCCCGAGGCGATCCTCGCAGAGGCGCGCAGCCTGCTGGGCAGCAGCGCCGCCGCGGGGCGATGAGCCAGCCGCCCGATCTCAAGACCTTCCTCGGCGGCTTTCTCGTCGAGGCGGAGGAGTACCTGCGCTCGGCGAACGCGCAGCTCGTCGCCCTCGATGGCCTCGTGCGTCGCGGCGAGGCGGGACACCGGCAGGTCCGGGAGCTCTTCCGGGCGATGCACACGATCAAGGGCCTCGCCGCGATGGTCGGCGTCGAACCGATCGTCGCGATCGCCCACGCACTGGAGACCGTGCTGCGCAAGGCGGACCGGGCCGGCGGCGCCCTCGATGCCAGGACGCTGGACCTCCTCCAGCAGGCGGTGCGCGCCGTCGAGGAGCGGGTGCGCGCCCTCGAGGAGCGCAAGCAGGTCCTCCCGGAGCCGGCGGCGCTGATCGACGCGCTGGAGCGGCTGCCCATCGGCGAAGGCCCGCGCGAGGCGATCGGCGC
It encodes:
- a CDS encoding ATP-binding protein yields the protein MPSSAARRQVWIVDDSPTDAARARAALEAAYEVRTFRDGSAALEALEGAAGPDVLVLDWVMPGISGIEVCRFLRSTRPNDPIKILLLTAHGSTEQVVEGLQAGADDYVSKPWIDAELLARIGNLVRMRVLRERMEAAENRSRAIVEAAPDALFEIDEAGKVAFANEEASRVFLKAPDELIGQKLQELVPALELGGGEGISIARTLVVPDVRVREQLYSPSLRWLVEKTRRRRIISLRDVTDQRKAEARRLDFYSIIAHDLRSPLMAMQLRTDAILRGRRGLLPAELLGDMHKVQANIRSLVAMINDFLDLARLETSGYSLTREAMDLAELVGVTAEDFRPLAEASQLDLRCETGESIWVEGDRSRLKQVVSNLVGNALKFTPPGGSVVVRVERAGGLARCSVVDTGRGIPSESLPTIFERYARAIDSQHEVTGTGLGLMIVREILQAHGGNVGARSEVGKGSTFWFELPLSAATGDQVSSSM
- a CDS encoding response regulator; this encodes MRTVLVVDDSKVMREMVVACLRAEPGLAFTQAASGLEAIEQLSLQPFDLVVLDLNMPDIGGVEVVEFVRSQERLAGVPILVVTTRGDEASRNRVLEAGASSFLTKPFTPEAILAEARSLLGSSAAAGR